The following nucleotide sequence is from Dehalococcoidia bacterium.
ATTCCGGGTCCGCTGCGGAAACCGTCGGCGCTGACGCCGAGTGGTGAGCGCCGCCTGACGGGACGCTCGACGCGGCGTTTCCGCTGTCGCCATCGGGCAACAGGCCCATGTCCTCCGGCCTGCGCCGGACCAGCAGCCAGGCGGGGAGAAGCACTAGCACCCATGTCAGCACGCCCATGACAAACCAGGCGTTGCGCCAGCTTGACGTGGCAATAATCCAGCCAGCCAGCATCGCCAGCGCCGCGCCGCCCAGAGCCGGCCCCGCCATTGTGATGGCTATCGCCCTTCCACGCTTGCGAATGAACCACTGGGCCGCCGCCGATGCAATGAACGCATCACCCAGCGGCCCGAACGCCATGAGCCGTCCAATGATGTAGGCCACGTAGAACTGCCACAGGCCGTTCACCTGCGAGAGGCCGACAAGGGCCAGACCCATGACCGCGGCGCCGCCGACAAAAAGCACGCGCGCGCCGTAGCGGTCGAGGAGGGACCCGAAGCTGAAGCCGGTCAGAGCGGCGATGACCGTGCCCACGGTCACGGCGCCAGTGGTGAGCGAGCGGCTCCAGCCGAACTCCTCGGACATGGGCTTGAGAAATACGCTGAAAAGGAACCCCGTGAGGCTTGCCTTAACGAAACCAGCCAGAAATCCCACAAAAACGATGGCCCATCCGTGGTACACGCGACCGTGGATGACGTCATCCAGCAGCGCTACGACTTTCATGCCGCGCCAGCCGTCCGCCCGACGCGGCCCTAGCCCACCGACCGCAGGAAGTCCAGCACCGCGTTGGCGCAGACGTCAGGATGCGTGTGCTGCACGAACCCACCCGCGCCCGGCACCATGAAGA
It contains:
- a CDS encoding MFS transporter, whose product is MKVVALLDDVIHGRVYHGWAIVFVGFLAGFVKASLTGFLFSVFLKPMSEEFGWSRSLTTGAVTVGTVIAALTGFSFGSLLDRYGARVLFVGGAAVMGLALVGLSQVNGLWQFYVAYIIGRLMAFGPLGDAFIASAAAQWFIRKRGRAIAITMAGPALGGAALAMLAGWIIATSSWRNAWFVMGVLTWVLVLLPAWLLVRRRPEDMGLLPDGDSGNAASSVPSGGAHHSASAPTVSAADPEWTVGEATRTRAFWLLSIVGFFHIVTTSAVVFNMVSSLTDRGFGTALAVGALSLYALIQGLSQIIWGGMVDRLPVHVAYAIALATSMVGLGLIGLAASPVIVYAAVIVFGLGQGGVHTVGHTVWPAYFGRRNVGSIRGVSLLFESTGNAFGPFLGALVYDLSGSYAWAFVGVVVTHVVIVGLVYQSRRPVRAASATA